The Vibrio ishigakensis genome has a window encoding:
- a CDS encoding DUF6693 family protein, whose amino-acid sequence MKLKADIAVMDILGHMIVWFLLTIITFGIALLFFPYSFAKFVINRTSVVDEYGNERRMTCDIDLFGNIGHVVLWFFITIFTLGIGYFFYFYRVCNYALNNSRVD is encoded by the coding sequence ATGAAGCTAAAAGCCGACATTGCAGTCATGGATATTCTGGGCCACATGATAGTGTGGTTCTTATTAACCATCATCACCTTTGGTATCGCCCTGCTGTTCTTCCCATACTCGTTTGCTAAGTTCGTGATCAACCGAACCTCAGTTGTGGACGAGTATGGTAACGAGCGCCGTATGACGTGTGACATCGACCTGTTCGGTAATATCGGTCACGTGGTGCTGTGGTTCTTTATCACCATATTCACTCTAGGTATCGGTTACTTCTTCTACTTCTATCGCGTGTGTAACTACGCGCTGAACAACAGCCGCGTAGACTAG
- a CDS encoding LacI family DNA-binding transcriptional regulator, whose protein sequence is MEKRRKANSVDVAKLAGVSQASVSRAFSANGSISAAKKEKILAAAKQLGYVPNEMARALISSHSNCIAVIQPISHNPQFYSKLLLELLELLRAANQRVVLFNQDEKGVDDILPLIDQYQVDGVILASANIDAKLINQYVNRGIEFSFINRHVPNVYASSVCTDNKQAASDLVAYLAKQGHQRFACFTGDKSASTAIDRVTGYKETLNQLELSSLTIEYGEFTVESGYQQMLNYINTHEQMPDAIVCGNDEIAIGVMNALKEHTQLRVPEDIAITGFDDIDSASWPPYSLTTVKQPIKALCERAVSDLLHRIRNQDTNPITENLAGEMVVRNSA, encoded by the coding sequence ATGGAAAAGAGAAGAAAAGCCAACTCAGTAGATGTTGCCAAACTAGCGGGTGTTTCCCAAGCCTCTGTCTCTAGGGCGTTTTCAGCGAACGGCTCTATCTCAGCGGCGAAGAAAGAGAAGATCCTTGCAGCGGCTAAGCAGCTTGGGTATGTACCTAATGAGATGGCGAGAGCGCTGATTTCAAGCCACTCCAACTGCATCGCAGTCATTCAACCTATCTCACACAACCCCCAGTTCTATTCAAAGCTATTACTGGAATTGCTTGAGTTACTGCGCGCGGCCAATCAGCGTGTAGTTCTGTTCAATCAGGATGAAAAAGGCGTGGATGATATCCTGCCTCTTATTGACCAATATCAGGTTGACGGGGTGATCTTGGCCAGTGCCAATATCGATGCCAAGCTGATCAATCAGTATGTAAACCGAGGCATAGAATTCAGCTTTATCAACCGCCACGTACCCAATGTATACGCAAGCTCAGTCTGTACCGATAACAAACAAGCAGCCAGCGACTTAGTCGCATATTTGGCGAAGCAAGGGCATCAGCGCTTCGCCTGTTTTACCGGTGATAAGTCTGCCTCCACTGCCATAGATCGTGTGACCGGCTATAAAGAAACCCTGAACCAGCTTGAGCTTTCGAGCCTAACCATAGAATACGGTGAGTTTACGGTGGAATCGGGCTACCAACAGATGCTGAATTACATCAATACCCATGAGCAAATGCCTGATGCAATTGTTTGCGGTAATGATGAGATAGCCATAGGTGTAATGAATGCACTAAAGGAGCACACTCAATTACGAGTGCCTGAAGATATCGCCATTACCGGCTTTGATGATATCGATTCAGCCAGTTGGCCACCCTACTCTCTGACAACGGTAAAGCAGCCAATCAAGGCGCTGTGTGAGCGAGCGGTATCAGACCTACTGCACCGCATTCGCAACCAAGACACCAACCCCATCACTGAGAACCTCGCCGGTGAGATGGTGGTTCGAAACTCCGCGTAG
- a CDS encoding HpcH/HpaI aldolase family protein, with the protein MSLITDIKDKKQLVGTFVKTPDTIIMEVLALSGLDYVILDAEHAPFGKRELDQCIATCRLAGLPCIVRIPNADASTILSVLDSGATGIQVPHIKTAEQARELVKLSRYGDGGRGFAGSTRPALFGNSTISKHLEQNKEPLIIAQIEDIDGVENIDEIAQVEGITALFIGRVDLTVAYGETDPNAEPVMSACLKICESAKVHNKPVGTFLANTDQLKWWQETGTSLFAISSEHAMIINGFKQVAEKVHSF; encoded by the coding sequence ATGTCCCTTATTACTGATATTAAAGATAAAAAACAGTTAGTTGGCACTTTTGTTAAAACCCCCGACACCATCATCATGGAGGTTCTAGCACTATCCGGCTTAGACTACGTGATTCTGGATGCGGAGCACGCTCCCTTTGGTAAGCGCGAGCTGGACCAATGTATCGCCACTTGTCGATTAGCTGGCCTTCCCTGCATTGTGCGCATTCCTAATGCCGATGCTTCGACCATACTCAGCGTATTGGATAGTGGCGCTACCGGCATACAAGTTCCGCACATCAAAACCGCAGAGCAAGCCCGCGAACTGGTTAAGCTAAGCCGGTACGGTGACGGCGGTCGAGGCTTCGCTGGCTCTACAAGACCTGCCCTATTTGGCAACAGCACCATCTCAAAACATCTAGAGCAAAATAAAGAACCTCTGATCATCGCTCAGATTGAAGATATCGATGGTGTTGAGAACATTGATGAGATCGCACAGGTAGAGGGAATTACAGCCCTATTTATTGGACGCGTTGACCTAACCGTGGCCTATGGGGAAACCGACCCTAACGCCGAGCCAGTAATGTCTGCATGCCTTAAGATCTGCGAGAGCGCAAAAGTACACAACAAGCCAGTGGGCACCTTCCTCGCCAATACTGACCAGCTCAAGTGGTGGCAAGAAACAGGAACCAGTCTGTTTGCGATTAGCTCAGAACACGCCATGATTATTAATGGGTTCAAACAAGTAGCGGAAAAAGTTCATAGTTTTTAG
- the hisD gene encoding histidinol dehydrogenase, translating into MIEYVKNGIDVEVAKNNDESVRQTVETILGRIEKEGDSVVRELSEKFDNWGPENFRLTDEQIKACVDALTDQEKEDIAFAQTQVRRFAEIQKASLQDVEQETLPGVILGHKNVPVNSAGCYIPGGKYPLVASAHMSVLTAKVAGVKRVIACAPPFEGKPNTYVVAAMAMAGADEIYCMGGVQAVGAMAIGTETIAPVDMIVGPGNAFVAEAKRQLFGRVGIDLFAGPTETVVIADEIGCDPELAAADLLGQAEHGYNSPSVLLTNSRSFAEETIKEIERQLTILPTADIAAKSWADYGQVIVCDTYEEMVQVADELAFEHVQVMTKDPKYFLDNMTNFGALFLGKETNVSYGDKVIGTNHTLPTNKAAKYTGGLWVGKFIKTCTYQRVTEAASLTVGEYCSRLCALEGFAGHKEQADIRVRRYKAEEA; encoded by the coding sequence ATGATCGAATACGTAAAAAATGGAATCGACGTTGAAGTTGCTAAAAACAATGACGAGTCTGTTCGCCAAACAGTGGAAACCATCCTAGGTCGCATCGAAAAAGAAGGTGACAGCGTGGTTCGCGAATTATCAGAGAAGTTTGATAACTGGGGCCCAGAAAACTTCCGTCTCACAGATGAGCAGATCAAAGCTTGCGTAGATGCGCTGACCGACCAAGAAAAAGAAGATATCGCCTTTGCACAGACTCAGGTGCGTCGCTTTGCGGAAATCCAAAAAGCATCCCTGCAAGACGTAGAGCAAGAAACCTTACCGGGCGTTATCCTTGGTCATAAAAACGTCCCAGTTAACAGCGCTGGCTGTTATATCCCAGGAGGTAAGTACCCACTTGTTGCTTCAGCGCATATGAGTGTACTTACGGCTAAAGTTGCTGGCGTTAAGCGCGTTATCGCTTGTGCGCCTCCATTCGAAGGTAAACCAAATACCTATGTAGTCGCGGCTATGGCTATGGCTGGCGCTGACGAGATCTACTGCATGGGCGGAGTTCAAGCTGTCGGCGCTATGGCTATCGGCACTGAGACGATTGCGCCAGTGGATATGATCGTAGGCCCGGGTAATGCGTTTGTGGCAGAAGCTAAGCGCCAGCTATTTGGTCGCGTAGGCATCGACCTGTTTGCAGGCCCAACGGAAACGGTAGTAATTGCCGATGAGATTGGCTGTGATCCAGAGTTGGCAGCAGCAGACCTACTGGGTCAAGCAGAGCACGGCTACAACTCACCGTCTGTTTTACTGACTAACTCACGCTCCTTTGCCGAAGAGACCATCAAGGAGATCGAGCGTCAGCTTACTATCCTACCTACCGCCGACATTGCGGCTAAATCTTGGGCAGATTACGGCCAAGTGATCGTGTGTGATACCTATGAAGAGATGGTTCAGGTAGCTGATGAGCTAGCATTTGAGCACGTTCAGGTGATGACTAAGGATCCTAAATACTTCCTAGATAACATGACTAACTTTGGCGCGCTATTCCTAGGTAAAGAGACCAACGTTTCTTATGGTGACAAGGTTATCGGCACCAACCACACCCTACCAACCAACAAAGCTGCCAAGTACACAGGTGGTCTATGGGTAGGCAAGTTCATCAAGACCTGTACCTATCAGCGCGTAACAGAAGCAGCATCACTGACCGTAGGTGAATACTGTTCACGTCTATGTGCTCTCGAGGGCTTTGCCGGTCATAAGGAGCAGGCCGACATCCGCGTTCGTCGTTACAAGGCAGAAGAAGCATAA
- a CDS encoding TRAP transporter permease — translation MKMETATKSPQSLREMAIPIVGGAIGIFIFYTSFFGTFETLIQRSVFVALITVLAVLLYPLGDQKRWRPLGLVIDTAIVGMVLTGVGYIIVNFETIMNDLPFAEQVDVWIACSALVGLLELSRRCASPVFPILVGLALAYAYLGEYISGVMGHRGFDIFYLTEVIYLSDRGMWGMLVNIASTTLASFILFGSFLLHTGAGQTFLDMSSRISGSSVGGAAKIATIASGLFGSISGSSVANVATTGNFTIPLMKRLRYPSPFAGAVEAMASTGGQLAPPIMGTAAFVMAELVGVNYWTIITVAFIPAILLYFGIFNTVHLISKKSNFGKVSEDELPDWRESLVWHRITPIVCAFGGIIVGVINGYSINMTACLGIMGNVGAYVACSVIQKKPLGEMLSSIKAALIDGGKGVVVVGILLVSAQVFVAMVNLTGVGVTITNIILDFANGDVLLIAGLMSIVCLIAGMGLPTSAAYVLVSAVFAPALIQQGFEALTVHLFVLYYAALSVITPPVCISVFVAAAISKDPWHKVAGYTLRLGGTAYLLPLLFLFNPELLLEGSAISIVSMLVITILQVIAFSSLLAAYPITQNKYSWLLWAIPAVAIFSPVIWIKAAAAATVVAMILIGRQKTNNTTPNLTPSV, via the coding sequence ATGAAGATGGAAACTGCAACCAAATCCCCTCAATCATTGCGCGAAATGGCCATTCCAATCGTTGGGGGGGCGATCGGGATATTCATATTCTACACCTCCTTCTTCGGCACCTTTGAAACCCTGATACAGCGCTCGGTGTTCGTAGCCCTGATCACTGTATTGGCGGTACTACTCTATCCATTGGGCGACCAGAAGCGGTGGCGCCCTCTGGGTTTGGTTATCGATACTGCTATCGTAGGCATGGTACTGACCGGCGTTGGCTACATTATCGTTAACTTCGAAACCATAATGAACGACCTGCCGTTTGCTGAGCAGGTAGATGTCTGGATTGCTTGCTCTGCCTTGGTCGGTCTACTGGAGCTTTCCCGTCGCTGCGCTAGCCCTGTATTCCCTATTCTAGTGGGACTGGCTCTCGCCTATGCCTACCTTGGCGAGTACATCAGCGGAGTCATGGGTCACCGCGGTTTTGATATATTTTATCTGACCGAGGTTATCTATCTTTCAGACCGCGGCATGTGGGGCATGCTGGTAAATATCGCCTCCACTACCCTAGCTTCATTCATCCTGTTTGGTAGCTTCCTTCTGCATACAGGTGCTGGTCAAACTTTCCTAGATATGTCATCGCGCATCAGTGGCTCTAGCGTGGGCGGCGCAGCTAAGATTGCAACCATTGCTTCAGGTCTATTTGGCTCAATCAGTGGAAGCTCTGTGGCGAACGTAGCGACAACCGGTAACTTCACTATCCCCCTAATGAAGCGTCTGCGCTACCCGAGCCCATTTGCTGGTGCGGTAGAGGCAATGGCATCAACCGGTGGTCAGTTGGCTCCACCTATCATGGGCACTGCAGCCTTTGTAATGGCAGAGCTTGTAGGTGTGAACTACTGGACCATCATCACGGTAGCCTTCATTCCGGCTATCTTGCTCTACTTTGGCATCTTCAACACGGTTCACCTTATCTCGAAGAAGTCTAACTTTGGCAAGGTCTCTGAAGATGAGCTTCCAGACTGGCGCGAATCACTGGTTTGGCACCGTATCACCCCTATCGTATGTGCCTTCGGCGGTATCATTGTGGGTGTTATCAACGGCTACTCTATCAACATGACAGCCTGCCTTGGCATCATGGGTAACGTGGGTGCTTATGTAGCCTGTAGCGTCATTCAGAAGAAACCTCTAGGTGAGATGCTATCTAGCATCAAGGCGGCACTTATCGATGGCGGTAAAGGCGTTGTAGTTGTGGGTATCTTGCTGGTTTCTGCGCAGGTATTCGTTGCCATGGTGAACCTAACCGGCGTTGGTGTGACCATCACCAATATCATCCTAGATTTTGCTAACGGAGATGTACTACTGATTGCTGGCCTAATGTCTATCGTGTGTCTAATTGCTGGCATGGGCCTTCCAACCTCAGCTGCTTACGTACTGGTTTCTGCAGTATTTGCTCCGGCACTTATTCAGCAAGGCTTTGAAGCACTAACAGTACACCTATTCGTGCTTTACTACGCGGCTCTATCTGTAATTACACCACCTGTATGTATCTCGGTATTCGTTGCAGCAGCCATCAGTAAAGACCCGTGGCACAAAGTGGCCGGCTACACCTTAAGGCTGGGCGGAACGGCTTATCTATTGCCACTGCTATTTCTATTCAACCCTGAACTGCTGCTTGAGGGCTCGGCTATCAGCATCGTCTCTATGCTGGTCATCACCATATTGCAGGTAATCGCCTTCTCATCTCTATTGGCGGCTTACCCTATCACGCAAAACAAATACAGCTGGTTACTCTGGGCCATCCCAGCGGTCGCCATCTTTAGTCCAGTCATCTGGATCAAGGCAGCAGCCGCAGCCACTGTGGTTGCAATGATCCTGATTGGACGCCAAAAAACGAACAACACTACTCCAAACCTAACGCCATCTGTGTAG
- a CDS encoding TAXI family TRAP transporter solute-binding subunit produces the protein MKVSLLKSLLFPLAVGAFAVNAHAETRLAFGATNAQSAHYAYFASIKKVVEQNHDDYKVSVIETGATVDNLRRMDRNQLDIGLITSNVLHKAYYGQDNFKRPIKSQLLWTYNPAPQNIIARQDCEVNSLTELTGIRLGPGMRGSATEATTLAIMKTLSIEPEWVRGSNGELANGIKDNRICGMIKSSVGNRYDALTTDIGTFTPLTAIGLNDTEVKAISENHPEVAIVDMPGDKLVNRGPYKTWGFVIGVSASPKLDTETAYNIVKSVMEDEVEQATAFPAVKGENLIEQTLKYATSPLHPGAVKYFQEQGYEVPANLIEG, from the coding sequence ATGAAGGTCAGCCTACTAAAATCCCTATTGTTTCCCCTAGCTGTTGGTGCATTTGCCGTTAATGCACATGCAGAGACTCGACTCGCTTTTGGCGCGACTAACGCTCAGTCTGCCCACTACGCTTACTTTGCGTCTATCAAGAAGGTGGTTGAGCAAAACCATGATGACTACAAGGTATCAGTAATCGAAACCGGTGCTACCGTGGATAACCTGCGCCGTATGGACCGTAACCAACTAGACATCGGCCTAATCACCTCGAACGTATTGCACAAGGCGTACTACGGACAAGACAACTTCAAGCGTCCAATCAAATCACAACTGCTTTGGACCTATAACCCAGCGCCACAAAACATTATTGCTCGCCAAGACTGTGAGGTTAACTCTCTAACTGAACTGACTGGTATCCGCCTTGGTCCCGGTATGCGTGGTTCGGCTACAGAGGCAACAACTCTTGCCATCATGAAGACCTTGAGCATTGAGCCTGAGTGGGTTCGAGGTTCAAACGGTGAGCTAGCCAATGGCATCAAAGACAACCGCATCTGCGGCATGATCAAGTCCTCTGTGGGTAACCGCTACGACGCGCTTACGACCGACATCGGTACCTTTACCCCTCTTACTGCGATTGGTCTAAACGACACTGAAGTGAAAGCCATCAGCGAAAACCATCCTGAGGTTGCCATCGTTGATATGCCAGGAGACAAGTTGGTTAACCGTGGCCCATACAAGACTTGGGGCTTTGTGATCGGTGTATCTGCATCTCCAAAACTGGATACAGAAACGGCTTACAACATAGTGAAGTCAGTAATGGAAGACGAGGTTGAGCAAGCAACGGCTTTCCCTGCAGTTAAAGGCGAGAACCTAATCGAGCAGACACTGAAATATGCTACTTCACCGCTACACCCAGGTGCAGTTAAGTACTTCCAAGAGCAAGGCTACGAAGTACCAGCAAATCTAATCGAAGGTTAA
- a CDS encoding SDR family NAD(P)-dependent oxidoreductase, translated as MSKATFITGGVGKIGRAICISLANQGYKVFFTHRGSEAGKANASALLEELNGEGHKAVCVDITDHKAYELTLREVIDADQAIDLVINCAGTTQFVAPSDLDGLSEELVDRIFQVNVRAAITTVRLLEPHLQLSDNHPCIINISSIAAKTAIGSNIAYCASKAAMDSLTMSLARSLGPKIRVLSVSPGLADTDFVKGVDTRWRDEQLDKTPLKSLVSPEQVAEAVLSAKEHLLFTTGAVIPVDGGRPLN; from the coding sequence ATGAGCAAGGCAACTTTTATTACAGGTGGAGTGGGAAAGATAGGCAGAGCCATCTGTATTTCGCTCGCTAACCAAGGCTATAAGGTGTTCTTCACCCATAGAGGAAGCGAGGCTGGAAAGGCCAATGCCAGTGCATTGCTAGAAGAGTTAAATGGAGAAGGCCACAAGGCAGTTTGTGTCGATATCACCGACCATAAAGCCTATGAATTAACACTACGAGAGGTGATAGACGCAGATCAGGCTATCGATCTTGTGATCAACTGTGCCGGTACCACCCAGTTTGTCGCGCCGTCTGATCTCGATGGCTTGAGTGAAGAGCTGGTGGATAGGATATTTCAGGTAAATGTGCGTGCTGCGATTACAACAGTAAGATTGTTAGAACCTCACCTTCAGCTCTCCGATAACCATCCGTGCATTATCAATATCAGTTCGATTGCGGCTAAAACCGCTATCGGTAGTAATATCGCTTACTGTGCCAGTAAGGCAGCTATGGACAGCTTGACCATGTCGTTGGCGAGAAGCCTAGGACCAAAGATACGCGTGTTGTCGGTTTCACCGGGTCTTGCGGATACCGACTTTGTGAAGGGGGTAGACACCCGTTGGCGCGATGAGCAATTAGATAAGACGCCACTTAAGAGCTTGGTGTCACCAGAGCAGGTGGCAGAGGCGGTGCTGAGTGCCAAAGAGCACCTATTGTTTACTACAGGCGCAGTGATTCCTGTGGACGGTGGTCGCCCTCTAAACTAG
- a CDS encoding 4Fe-4S binding protein: protein MTEQVDLNKRHLFGRPQVQFEPKPAAPRPPYAIAEAMFQRECDGCGKCVAVCEPNIISIKDGLASIEVDYSSCIVCGACQSACPSLALSNANLQTGLIATVSNSCENIYSYCASCEDSCSYDALAWHEDKAPQIDQESCIGCGQCLDSCYTSVISLKFQPSLREVN, encoded by the coding sequence ATGACAGAGCAAGTCGACCTCAATAAACGTCACCTATTTGGCAGACCTCAGGTTCAATTTGAACCTAAGCCTGCAGCACCTCGCCCGCCCTATGCCATCGCCGAAGCGATGTTTCAGCGAGAGTGCGATGGTTGCGGAAAGTGCGTTGCGGTATGTGAGCCAAACATCATCAGCATAAAGGATGGGTTGGCGAGCATTGAAGTCGATTACTCAAGTTGCATTGTGTGCGGTGCATGCCAAAGCGCTTGCCCAAGCCTCGCGCTATCCAATGCTAACCTTCAAACCGGCTTAATCGCTACTGTTAGCAATAGCTGTGAGAATATCTACAGTTACTGCGCTAGTTGTGAGGATAGCTGCAGCTATGATGCGCTAGCATGGCATGAAGACAAGGCCCCACAAATAGATCAAGAATCCTGCATCGGCTGCGGCCAATGCCTAGACTCTTGCTATACCTCGGTTATCTCGCTGAAATTTCAGCCTAGCCTAAGGGAAGTTAACTAG
- a CDS encoding TorD/DmsD family molecular chaperone, translating into MMKLTELNFADYSALCKFTGALFYYRPSQYQETNLLDSFVSADFEIEGLNDLIQAFANCDLTELQAEHDTLLAGIGDMEAPPWGSVYLDKEEVVFGESTLAFRAFLRECNLDFNTAQNEPEDQVGLILMVLGILLEQGRIDRATTLLDKHLNTWFEQFIGRFNQHAKSSSYQSLGHFSQNLVMAINQAVQAK; encoded by the coding sequence ATGATGAAACTAACTGAACTTAACTTTGCTGACTACAGCGCTCTATGCAAATTCACAGGCGCGCTTTTTTACTATCGGCCAAGCCAGTATCAAGAGACAAACCTACTTGATTCGTTTGTTTCTGCAGATTTTGAAATTGAAGGGCTGAATGACCTAATTCAAGCCTTTGCCAATTGTGACCTCACTGAGCTTCAAGCGGAACACGATACCCTGCTAGCCGGTATAGGCGATATGGAAGCGCCGCCATGGGGCTCTGTCTATCTCGATAAAGAAGAAGTGGTATTTGGTGAGTCTACCCTCGCCTTTCGCGCCTTTCTGCGAGAGTGTAACCTCGACTTCAACACGGCACAGAATGAGCCCGAGGATCAAGTAGGCTTGATACTGATGGTATTGGGTATCTTGCTCGAGCAAGGCCGTATCGACCGTGCAACCACGCTACTAGATAAGCACCTAAATACCTGGTTTGAACAATTTATTGGGCGCTTTAATCAGCACGCGAAAAGCTCAAGCTATCAATCCTTAGGCCACTTTAGCCAAAATCTAGTTATGGCTATCAACCAAGCGGTACAGGCTAAGTAA
- a CDS encoding dimethyl sulfoxide reductase anchor subunit family protein produces the protein MIYELPLVGFTTLAQTAVGAHIALSLYQWKNLDKPSRELHIARFIILGFMAIGFMCSTTHLGSPLRAFNAFNRVGASALSNEILTGSSFLTLAGLAWLTSLLNLGGRAIQKLLTALSVVVGVVFMFAMANVYYIPSVPTWFSMNTFVEFWFTVLTLGVLLAATLVQVLGLSRGCATKALALIGITFIAFHLASIVLQTLFFSGVTTAIHQGISQLQSLSGYLTAQVMLSAVAIVLWIISAFSALGKSTRSALLCITFVVLMVAELAGRNVFYGMHFTAGLY, from the coding sequence ATGATTTATGAACTGCCTTTGGTAGGCTTTACCACGTTGGCACAAACTGCGGTAGGTGCGCATATCGCCCTTAGCCTGTATCAATGGAAGAACCTAGATAAGCCATCGCGAGAACTTCATATCGCACGCTTTATCATCCTTGGTTTTATGGCCATCGGTTTTATGTGCTCTACCACGCACCTTGGTTCGCCGCTACGAGCGTTCAACGCCTTTAACCGCGTAGGCGCTTCGGCACTATCCAACGAGATCCTGACTGGCTCAAGCTTCTTGACCCTAGCCGGCCTTGCGTGGCTCACATCGCTACTAAACCTTGGCGGCCGAGCTATCCAGAAACTACTAACCGCATTGTCTGTGGTAGTGGGTGTTGTGTTTATGTTTGCTATGGCGAACGTCTACTACATCCCGTCAGTACCGACCTGGTTTAGCATGAATACCTTCGTCGAGTTCTGGTTTACCGTACTAACTCTAGGCGTGCTGCTAGCGGCAACCCTAGTTCAGGTTCTGGGCCTTTCGCGAGGCTGCGCTACCAAAGCGCTGGCGCTGATCGGCATTACCTTTATCGCCTTTCACCTAGCATCGATTGTTCTACAAACCCTGTTCTTTAGTGGTGTCACTACTGCTATCCATCAAGGTATTAGTCAACTGCAAAGCCTATCTGGCTACCTGACCGCTCAGGTAATGCTATCGGCTGTAGCAATTGTGCTGTGGATCATCTCGGCGTTCTCTGCACTGGGTAAATCGACTCGCTCAGCACTGCTTTGCATCACCTTTGTGGTGCTGATGGTTGCAGAGCTTGCCGGTCGCAATGTCTTCTACGGTATGCACTTTACCGCTGGTCTGTACTAA
- a CDS encoding DMSO/selenate family reductase complex B subunit yields the protein MTPKQQYGFYIDSSKCTGCKTCQMSCKDNKDLGIDRNFRRVYEYVGGNWTEKDGAFRQNVFAYYLSISCNHCTHPACTKVCPSGAMHKREEDGLVVVDESVCIGCKSCHMACPYGAPQYSEEKGHMTKCDGCFERVAEGLMPVCVDSCPLRAIEFGPINELRAKYGSNADVAPLPDSRITSPNLIVKLNPNGRPTDDRSGFLQNPREVK from the coding sequence ATGACTCCTAAACAGCAATACGGCTTCTATATCGACTCTAGCAAGTGCACTGGCTGTAAGACCTGCCAGATGTCTTGTAAAGATAACAAAGACCTAGGTATCGACCGCAACTTCCGCCGCGTTTACGAATACGTGGGCGGCAACTGGACCGAGAAAGACGGCGCATTCAGACAGAATGTGTTTGCTTACTATCTGTCTATCTCTTGTAACCACTGTACTCACCCTGCTTGCACCAAGGTATGCCCATCGGGCGCTATGCATAAGCGTGAAGAAGACGGTTTGGTAGTTGTAGATGAGAGCGTGTGCATTGGTTGTAAGTCATGCCACATGGCTTGCCCTTATGGCGCGCCACAGTACAGCGAAGAGAAAGGCCACATGACTAAGTGCGACGGCTGCTTTGAGCGCGTTGCCGAAGGCCTAATGCCAGTATGTGTAGACAGCTGTCCACTGCGTGCTATCGAGTTTGGTCCAATCAACGAGTTGCGCGCTAAATACGGTAGCAACGCTGATGTGGCGCCACTTCCAGACTCTCGCATCACTAGCCCTAACCTGATTGTGAAGCTTAATCCAAACGGTCGTCCCACCGATGACCGCAGTGGTTTCCTACAAAACCCAAGGGAGGTTAAATAA